Proteins found in one Hypomesus transpacificus isolate Combined female chromosome 20, fHypTra1, whole genome shotgun sequence genomic segment:
- the dnajc18 gene encoding dnaJ homolog subfamily C member 18: MDKEESQRLIEKAKLCLRSGRREKALQLLYEAQKIYPSTRARVLIDAIVRNGSSAAPESNNVPPPRGWRNEDLGEGRGGEEGSAGSSEDKKSYTEEQRQGVFRIKKCRDFYEILGASKDASDEDLKKAYRKLALKFHPDKNCAPGATDAFKAIGNAYAVLSNPEKRLQYDQYGEQAPSDGPPGAHARHAPHRSFNRDFEADISPEELFNIFFGGRFPTGNIHVYTNQGATYSNFYQPRRRRPYERREEEVEENRSQNTFTALLQLLPVLVLILISVFTQLMATNPPYSLFYKPAMGLVVSRETQNMGVPYYVDKAFQKEYRGDALDELEKSIESDYIEHLQNTCWKEKQQKSDLANLGQLYRDDRLKQKAESMKLDHCDKLYRFVGRQRGE; the protein is encoded by the exons ATGGATAAAGAGGAATCGCAGCGGTTGATAGAGAAAGCAAAGCTTTGCTTGCGATCTGGACGGAGAGAAAAGGCACTTCAGCTCCTGTATGAAGCCCAAAAGATATACCCCAGTACTCGGGCAAGAG TACTTATCGATGCGATAGTGAGGAACGGGAGCTCCGCCGCCCCAGAGAGTAACAACGTCCCCCCGCCCAGGGGATGGAGGAACGAGGAtttgggagaggggagaggaggggaggaaggcagCGCCGGATCCAGTGAGGACAAGAAGAGCTACACAGAGGAACAGCGGCAGGGGGTTTTCAG GATAAAGAAATGCAGGGACTTCTATGAGATCCTCGGCGCTTCGAAGGATGCCAGTGACGAGGACCTGAAAAAGGCCTACAGGAAGCTGGCCCTGAAGTTCCACCCAGACAAGAACTGCGCCCCGGGGGCCACGGACGCATTCAAAG CGATAGGCAACGCGTACGCCGTGCTGAGCAACCCCGAGAAGCGTCTCCAGTACGACCAGTACGGGGAGCAGGCTCCCTCGGACGGCCCCCCGGGGGCCCACGCCCGCCACGCCCCCCACCGCTCCTTCAACAGGGACTTTGAGGCCGACATCTCCCCTGAGGAGCTCTTCAACATCTTCTTCGGCGGGAGGTTCCCCACAG GCAACATCCACGTGTACACCAACCAAGGGGCCACCTACTCCAACTTCTACCAGCCTCGACGCAGGCGCCCCTACGAGAGAcgcgaggaggaggtggaggagaaccgcAGTCAG AACACCTTCACggccctgctgcagctgcttcCTGTGCTGGTGCTCATCCTCATCTCTGTGTTCACGCAGCTGATGGCCACTAACCCCCCCTACAGCCTCTTCTACAAACC gGCCATGGGACTGGTGGTCTCCCGGGAGACGCAGAACATGGGCGTGCCTTACTACGTGGATAAGGCCTTCCAGAAGGAGTACCGCGGGGACGCTCTGGACGAGCTGGAGAAGAGCATCGAGAGCGACTACATCGAGCACCTGCAGAACACCTGCTGGAAGGAGAAGCAGCAGA AGTCCGACTTGGCCAACCTGGGCCAGCTGTACCGGGACGACCGGTTGAAGCAGAAGGCCGAGTCCATGAAGCTGGACCACTGCGACAAGCTGTATCGCTTTGTCGGCCGGCAGAGGGGAGAATGA
- the ecscr gene encoding endothelial cell-specific chemotaxis regulator isoform X1: MQGKGLMMFNSFSERRQLLAVQKDHSKSSTVTASAQSGMNQTDLTDILKGGSTTAAVSGTYSVASTTPSPDNATTLGQVISTTTASQRTGLTPSQTSTFSVFGTGQITETSRVAAFHYSSTSLGSTSSVSSKLQATTSQTPTPSPEAKKPATTSHTTAPAQGSPAAPAECCPPTVTSSDGAPHTQADVQPTQPHNDSLTITMVAFGMMIFILILIVITVILVTAVNLKGRCSTPKDDGKKNSDSMESETNTTTNGDKDSITLVSIKTINTDTDSHRFSSVPSTTLDVENLTLRQDLLNTKLV; encoded by the exons ATGCAGGGCAAGGGTCTAATGATGTTCAACAGCTTCTCAGAACGACGGCAACTTCTGGCCGTACAGAAAGATCATTCTAAAAGCTCAACTGTTACAGCCTCAGCCCAGAGTGGCATGAATCAGACCGACCTTACAGACATCCTGAAGGGTGGGTCCACGACAGCCGCTGTGTCTGGGACCTATTCTG TGGCTTCAACAACACCGTCACCAGACAATGCTACTACTCTGGGTCAGGTTATAAGCACAACAACAGCCTCTCAAAGGACCGGTCTGACACCATCTCAAACCTCCACCTTCTCTGTGTTTG GGACCGGTCAAATCACAGAAACCTCCAGAGTGGCAGCTTTTCATTACTCATCAACCTCGCTAG GAAGCACCAGCAGTGTAAGTTCCAAATTGCAGGCAACAACATCTCAGACACCTACACCCTCGCCAGAGGCAAAGAAACCAGCCACCACCTCCCACACCACAGCCCCAGCGCAAG GATCGCCAGCTGCACCAGCAGAGTGCTGCCCACCCACTGTCACCTCCTCTGATGGAGCTCCACACACCCAGGCGGATGTCCAGCCCACACAGCCCCACAACGACAGCCTCACCATCACCATGGTGGCCTTCG GCATGATGATCTTCATCCTGATACTAATTGTAATCACGGTGATTTTAGTTACGGCCGTCAACCTCAAAGGACGATGCAGCACCCCCAAGGATGatg GTAAAAAGAACAGTGATTCCATGGAGTCTGAAAC CAACACCACAACCAATGGAGATAAAGACAGCATCACTTTAGTCTCTATAAAGACGATCAACACTGACACAG ACTCCCATCGGTTCTCTTCAGTTCCTAGTACAACGTTGGATGTTGAGAATCTGACACTGAGGCAGGACCTACTGAACACCAAG CTGGTGTGA
- the ecscr gene encoding endothelial cell-specific chemotaxis regulator isoform X2, giving the protein MQGKGLMMFNSFSERRQLLAVQKDHSKSSTVTASAQSGMNQTDLTDILKGGSTTAAVSGTYSVASTTPSPDNATTLGQVISTTTASQRTGLTPSQTSTFSVFGTGQITETSRVAAFHYSSTSLGSTSSVSSKLQATTSQTPTPSPEAKKPATTSHTTAPAQGSPAAPAECCPPTVTSSDGAPHTQADVQPTQPHNDSLTITMVAFGMMIFILILIVITVILVTAVNLKGRCSTPKDDELTTNKLFDSNTTTNGDKDSITLVSIKTINTDTDSHRFSSVPSTTLDVENLTLRQDLLNTKLV; this is encoded by the exons ATGCAGGGCAAGGGTCTAATGATGTTCAACAGCTTCTCAGAACGACGGCAACTTCTGGCCGTACAGAAAGATCATTCTAAAAGCTCAACTGTTACAGCCTCAGCCCAGAGTGGCATGAATCAGACCGACCTTACAGACATCCTGAAGGGTGGGTCCACGACAGCCGCTGTGTCTGGGACCTATTCTG TGGCTTCAACAACACCGTCACCAGACAATGCTACTACTCTGGGTCAGGTTATAAGCACAACAACAGCCTCTCAAAGGACCGGTCTGACACCATCTCAAACCTCCACCTTCTCTGTGTTTG GGACCGGTCAAATCACAGAAACCTCCAGAGTGGCAGCTTTTCATTACTCATCAACCTCGCTAG GAAGCACCAGCAGTGTAAGTTCCAAATTGCAGGCAACAACATCTCAGACACCTACACCCTCGCCAGAGGCAAAGAAACCAGCCACCACCTCCCACACCACAGCCCCAGCGCAAG GATCGCCAGCTGCACCAGCAGAGTGCTGCCCACCCACTGTCACCTCCTCTGATGGAGCTCCACACACCCAGGCGGATGTCCAGCCCACACAGCCCCACAACGACAGCCTCACCATCACCATGGTGGCCTTCG GCATGATGATCTTCATCCTGATACTAATTGTAATCACGGTGATTTTAGTTACGGCCGTCAACCTCAAAGGACGATGCAGCACCCCCAAGGATGatg AACTAACAACAAACAAGCTATTTGACAG CAACACCACAACCAATGGAGATAAAGACAGCATCACTTTAGTCTCTATAAAGACGATCAACACTGACACAG ACTCCCATCGGTTCTCTTCAGTTCCTAGTACAACGTTGGATGTTGAGAATCTGACACTGAGGCAGGACCTACTGAACACCAAG CTGGTGTGA
- the ecscr gene encoding putative protein TPRXL isoform X4: MQGKGLMMFNSFSERRQLLAVQKDHSKSSTVTASAQSGMNQTDLTDILKGGSTTAAVSGTYSVASTTPSPDNATTLGQVISTTTASQRTGLTPSQTSTFSVFGTGQITETSRVAAFHYSSTSLGSTSSVSSKLQATTSQTPTPSPEAKKPATTSHTTAPAQGSPAAPAECCPPTVTSSDGAPHTQADVQPTQPHNDSLTITMVAFGMMIFILILIVITVILVTAVNLKGRCSTPKDDELTTNKLFDR; this comes from the exons ATGCAGGGCAAGGGTCTAATGATGTTCAACAGCTTCTCAGAACGACGGCAACTTCTGGCCGTACAGAAAGATCATTCTAAAAGCTCAACTGTTACAGCCTCAGCCCAGAGTGGCATGAATCAGACCGACCTTACAGACATCCTGAAGGGTGGGTCCACGACAGCCGCTGTGTCTGGGACCTATTCTG TGGCTTCAACAACACCGTCACCAGACAATGCTACTACTCTGGGTCAGGTTATAAGCACAACAACAGCCTCTCAAAGGACCGGTCTGACACCATCTCAAACCTCCACCTTCTCTGTGTTTG GGACCGGTCAAATCACAGAAACCTCCAGAGTGGCAGCTTTTCATTACTCATCAACCTCGCTAG GAAGCACCAGCAGTGTAAGTTCCAAATTGCAGGCAACAACATCTCAGACACCTACACCCTCGCCAGAGGCAAAGAAACCAGCCACCACCTCCCACACCACAGCCCCAGCGCAAG GATCGCCAGCTGCACCAGCAGAGTGCTGCCCACCCACTGTCACCTCCTCTGATGGAGCTCCACACACCCAGGCGGATGTCCAGCCCACACAGCCCCACAACGACAGCCTCACCATCACCATGGTGGCCTTCG GCATGATGATCTTCATCCTGATACTAATTGTAATCACGGTGATTTTAGTTACGGCCGTCAACCTCAAAGGACGATGCAGCACCCCCAAGGATGatg AACTAACAACAAACAAGCTATTTGACAGGTAA
- the ecscr gene encoding endothelial cell-specific chemotaxis regulator isoform X3, whose translation MGLFLHPYSLLAVLFLSPAASAQSGMNQTDLTDILKGGSTTAAVSGTYSVASTTPSPDNATTLGQVISTTTASQRTGLTPSQTSTFSVFGTGQITETSRVAAFHYSSTSLGSTSSVSSKLQATTSQTPTPSPEAKKPATTSHTTAPAQGSPAAPAECCPPTVTSSDGAPHTQADVQPTQPHNDSLTITMVAFGMMIFILILIVITVILVTAVNLKGRCSTPKDDGKKNSDSMESETNTTTNGDKDSITLVSIKTINTDTDSHRFSSVPSTTLDVENLTLRQDLLNTKLV comes from the exons aTGGGTCTGTTCCTCCATCCCTACAGTCTGCTGGCTGTTCTGTTCCTCAGCCCAGCAG CCTCAGCCCAGAGTGGCATGAATCAGACCGACCTTACAGACATCCTGAAGGGTGGGTCCACGACAGCCGCTGTGTCTGGGACCTATTCTG TGGCTTCAACAACACCGTCACCAGACAATGCTACTACTCTGGGTCAGGTTATAAGCACAACAACAGCCTCTCAAAGGACCGGTCTGACACCATCTCAAACCTCCACCTTCTCTGTGTTTG GGACCGGTCAAATCACAGAAACCTCCAGAGTGGCAGCTTTTCATTACTCATCAACCTCGCTAG GAAGCACCAGCAGTGTAAGTTCCAAATTGCAGGCAACAACATCTCAGACACCTACACCCTCGCCAGAGGCAAAGAAACCAGCCACCACCTCCCACACCACAGCCCCAGCGCAAG GATCGCCAGCTGCACCAGCAGAGTGCTGCCCACCCACTGTCACCTCCTCTGATGGAGCTCCACACACCCAGGCGGATGTCCAGCCCACACAGCCCCACAACGACAGCCTCACCATCACCATGGTGGCCTTCG GCATGATGATCTTCATCCTGATACTAATTGTAATCACGGTGATTTTAGTTACGGCCGTCAACCTCAAAGGACGATGCAGCACCCCCAAGGATGatg GTAAAAAGAACAGTGATTCCATGGAGTCTGAAAC CAACACCACAACCAATGGAGATAAAGACAGCATCACTTTAGTCTCTATAAAGACGATCAACACTGACACAG ACTCCCATCGGTTCTCTTCAGTTCCTAGTACAACGTTGGATGTTGAGAATCTGACACTGAGGCAGGACCTACTGAACACCAAG CTGGTGTGA